From the genome of Helicobacter pylori, one region includes:
- the thyX gene encoding FAD-dependent thymidylate synthase, with protein MEVICKHYTPLDIASQAIRTCWQSFEYSDDGGSKDKELIHRVGNIFRHSSTLEHLYYNFEIKGLSRGALQELSRHRIASLSVKSSRYTLRELKEVESFLPLNETNLARAKEFLVFVDNEKVNAMSVLALENLRVLLSEHNIKNDLAKYAMPESYKTHLAYSINARSLQNLLTLRSSNKALKEMQDLAKALFDALPCEHQYLFEDCLKH; from the coding sequence ATGGAAGTGATTTGTAAGCATTACACCCCTTTAGACATTGCAAGCCAAGCGATCCGCACTTGCTGGCAGAGTTTTGAATACAGCGATGATGGAGGCTCTAAAGATAAGGAGTTGATCCACAGGGTGGGGAATATTTTTAGGCATTCTTCCACTTTAGAGCATCTTTATTACAATTTTGAAATCAAGGGTTTGAGCAGGGGAGCGTTGCAAGAATTGAGCCGGCACAGAATAGCGAGCTTGAGCGTGAAATCAAGCCGCTACACTTTAAGGGAGTTGAAAGAAGTGGAGAGCTTTTTACCTCTTAATGAAACGAATTTAGCGAGAGCCAAAGAGTTTTTAGTGTTTGTGGATAATGAAAAAGTGAATGCAATGAGCGTTTTAGCTTTAGAAAATCTCAGGGTTTTATTGAGCGAGCATAACATTAAAAACGATTTAGCCAAATACGCCATGCCGGAGAGCTATAAAACGCATTTAGCGTATAGCATTAACGCTAGGAGCTTGCAAAATTTATTGACTTTAAGAAGCAGTAATAAAGCCTTAAAAGAAATGCAAGATTTAGCCAAAGCCTTATTTGACGCTTTACCTTGCGAGCATCAATATTTGTTTGAAGATTGTTTGAAGCACTAG
- the glmS gene encoding glutamine--fructose-6-phosphate transaminase (isomerizing) translates to MCGIVGYIGDSEKKSILLEGLKELEYRGYDSAGLAVLSNDRLEVFKTQGKLENLTLELKNKEFLGFGVSIAHTRWATHGKPSSVNAHPHFTENLALVHNGIIENYADLKKELKNKGHAFLSQTDTEVIAHLLEETLKSESDLLKAFEKSISLLKGSYAILMLHKRAKESLFYAKSSSPLIVGKGKEGVFFASSLSVLAPKVDQFVILEENSVGQISLENFKDLKHIENMKDYAFENKDYSKGDFRNYLEKEIYEQHSSLLECLEGRLEALNVYCEIDPEFLENASEITLCSCGSSYHASLASVYLFERLTKIRARAILASEYRYANFKSNPNELFIAISQSGETADTLEALKLAKAQGLKTISLCNAPFSMMSRISDRTLLIRAGIERSVASTKAFSSQVMLLWLLSVYIGKQLGTISKEEEKIQAKNMLNSVNAMKVEPKLHEKIKRLSKRYLHGHGFFYIGRDVFYPLALEGSLKLKEISYLHAEGYASAEMKHGPIALVDSNLFTIALLSKHLLFDKTKSNIEELSARDSTICVLSSEILEIADDFIQLEESGSYMEEFFRMNLAMQLLALEIAMRLNHDVDHPRNLAKSVTVE, encoded by the coding sequence ATGTGCGGGATTGTAGGTTATATAGGGGATAGCGAGAAAAAATCCATTCTTTTAGAGGGCTTAAAGGAATTAGAATACAGAGGCTATGACAGCGCTGGTTTAGCCGTATTGAGTAATGATCGTTTGGAAGTGTTTAAAACTCAAGGGAAATTAGAAAACCTTACACTAGAGCTTAAAAATAAAGAGTTTTTGGGTTTTGGCGTGAGTATCGCTCACACCAGATGGGCCACGCATGGCAAGCCAAGCAGTGTAAACGCCCACCCGCATTTCACAGAAAATTTAGCCTTAGTGCATAATGGCATCATTGAAAATTACGCGGACTTGAAAAAAGAATTAAAAAACAAAGGGCATGCGTTTTTAAGCCAAACGGACACGGAAGTCATTGCGCATTTATTAGAAGAAACGCTTAAAAGCGAGAGCGATTTATTGAAAGCTTTTGAAAAAAGCATCAGCCTTTTAAAAGGGAGTTATGCGATTTTAATGCTCCATAAAAGGGCTAAAGAGAGCTTGTTTTACGCTAAATCTTCTTCGCCTTTAATCGTGGGTAAGGGCAAAGAGGGGGTGTTTTTTGCGTCAAGTTTGAGCGTGTTAGCTCCTAAAGTGGATCAATTTGTCATTTTAGAAGAAAACAGCGTGGGGCAGATTTCTTTAGAAAATTTTAAAGATTTAAAACATATTGAAAACATGAAAGATTACGCTTTTGAGAATAAGGATTATTCTAAAGGGGATTTTAGGAATTATTTAGAAAAAGAGATTTATGAGCAGCATAGCAGTTTGTTAGAGTGTTTAGAGGGGCGTTTGGAAGCCTTGAATGTGTATTGCGAAATCGATCCTGAATTTTTAGAGAATGCGAGTGAAATCACGCTGTGTTCTTGTGGGAGCAGTTACCATGCGAGTTTGGCGAGCGTGTATTTGTTTGAAAGATTAACCAAAATAAGAGCGAGGGCCATTTTAGCGAGCGAGTACCGCTACGCCAATTTTAAAAGCAACCCTAACGAGCTTTTTATAGCGATTTCTCAAAGTGGCGAAACCGCTGACACTTTAGAGGCTTTAAAATTAGCCAAAGCCCAAGGGCTTAAAACCATTAGTTTGTGTAACGCTCCCTTTAGCATGATGAGCCGCATTAGCGATCGCACGCTTTTGATTAGAGCGGGGATAGAAAGGAGCGTGGCATCCACTAAGGCGTTTTCTTCGCAAGTGATGCTTTTGTGGCTTTTGAGCGTGTATATAGGCAAACAGCTAGGGACAATCTCTAAAGAAGAAGAAAAAATCCAAGCTAAAAACATGCTAAATAGCGTGAATGCGATGAAAGTAGAGCCTAAATTGCATGAAAAAATCAAGCGCTTGTCCAAACGCTACTTGCATGGGCATGGCTTTTTTTATATCGGGCGCGATGTGTTTTACCCGCTCGCTTTAGAAGGATCGTTGAAACTTAAAGAAATCAGCTACTTGCACGCTGAGGGGTATGCGAGCGCGGAGATGAAGCATGGCCCTATTGCGTTAGTGGATTCTAATCTTTTTACCATTGCTCTATTGTCTAAGCACCTGTTGTTTGATAAAACCAAAAGCAATATTGAAGAATTGAGCGCTAGGGATTCTACGATTTGCGTGTTAAGCTCTGAAATTTTAGAGATCGCTGATGATTTTATCCAGTTAGAAGAGAGCGGAAGTTACATGGAAGAATTTTTCCGCATGAATTTAGCGATGCAGCTTTTAGCCTTAGAAATCGCTATGCGTTTAAATCACGATGTGGATCACCCAAGAAACTTAGCTAAAAGCGTTACCGTGGAATAA
- a CDS encoding DUF2443 domain-containing protein has protein sequence MFEKIRKILAEIEDSQNEIEMLLKLANLSLGDFIEIKRGSMDMPKGVNEAFFTQLSEEVERLKELINALNKIKKGLLVF, from the coding sequence ATGTTTGAAAAAATACGCAAGATTTTAGCGGAGATTGAAGACTCGCAAAATGAAATTGAAATGCTTTTAAAATTAGCGAATTTGAGTTTGGGGGATTTTATTGAAATTAAAAGAGGGAGCATGGACATGCCAAAGGGCGTGAATGAAGCGTTTTTTACGCAATTAAGCGAAGAAGTGGAGCGATTGAAGGAGCTTATTAACGCTTTAAATAAGATCAAAAAAGGGTTATTGGTGTTTTAA
- a CDS encoding purine-nucleoside phosphorylase, with protein MLLCAGRNETLKGAIPIGVGLIESAINLTRMCLKNPDTESLIFIGSAGSYSPEIELLGVFESVCGYQVEESFSHLNSYTPLDNFIQIETKEEALFKRVCVNSSNYIHTSEMFAKKMAQKGVLLENMEFFSVLSVARAFSLKAKGIFCVSNHAGLNAHKEFKENHAKVKQILEDTLKSL; from the coding sequence ATGCTGCTTTGCGCTGGAAGGAATGAAACTTTAAAGGGAGCGATTCCTATTGGTGTGGGTTTGATAGAGAGTGCGATTAATTTAACGAGAATGTGCCTAAAAAACCCTGATACAGAAAGCCTTATTTTTATAGGGAGCGCGGGGAGTTATAGCCCAGAAATTGAGCTTTTAGGCGTGTTTGAAAGCGTTTGCGGCTATCAAGTTGAAGAGAGTTTTAGCCATTTAAACAGCTACACGCCTTTGGATAATTTCATTCAAATAGAAACCAAAGAGGAAGCTCTTTTTAAAAGGGTGTGTGTGAATAGCAGTAACTATATCCACACCAGCGAAATGTTTGCTAAAAAAATGGCTCAAAAGGGCGTTTTATTAGAAAACATGGAGTTTTTTAGCGTCTTAAGCGTGGCTAGGGCGTTTTCTTTGAAGGCTAAAGGGATTTTTTGCGTGAGTAATCATGCAGGGCTTAACGCACATAAGGAATTTAAAGAAAACCACGCCAAAGTTAAACAAATTTTAGAAGACACGCTCAAAAGCTTATAA
- the dnaA gene encoding chromosomal replication initiator protein DnaA gives MDTNNNIEKEILALIKQKVSPIEYENCLSQLKYNPNASKSDIAFFYAPNMLLCNWITAKHGALLKEILSQNKVGMHLAHSVDVRIEVAPKIQINAQPNINYKAVKTSVKNSYTFENFVVGSCNNTVYEIAKKVAQSDTPPYNPVLFYGGTGLGKTHILNAIGNHALEKHKKVVLVTSEDFLTDFLKHLDNKTMDSFKKKYRHCDFFLLDDAQFLQGKPKLEEEFFHTFNELHANSKQIVLISDRSPKNIAGLEDRLKSRFEWGITAKVMPPDLETKLSIVKQKCQLNKITLPEEVMEYIAQHISNNIRQMEGAIIKISVNANLMNAPIDLNLAKTVLEDLQKDHAEGSSLENILLAVAQSLNLKSSEIKVSSRQKNVALARKLVVYFARLYTPNPTLSLAQFLDLKDHSSISKMYSSVKKMLEEEKNPFVLNLREEIKNRLNELNDKKTAFNSSE, from the coding sequence ATGGATACCAACAACAATATTGAAAAAGAAATCTTGGCGCTAATCAAACAAAAAGTTAGCCCCATAGAGTATGAAAATTGCTTAAGCCAACTCAAATACAACCCTAATGCGAGCAAAAGCGACATTGCCTTTTTTTATGCCCCTAACATGCTCTTATGCAATTGGATTACGGCTAAACACGGCGCATTGCTTAAAGAAATTTTAAGCCAAAATAAAGTCGGCATGCATTTAGCCCATAGCGTGGATGTGCGTATTGAAGTAGCGCCCAAAATCCAAATTAACGCTCAACCTAATATCAATTACAAAGCGGTAAAAACGAGCGTCAAAAACTCTTACACTTTTGAAAATTTTGTCGTAGGATCATGCAATAACACCGTTTATGAAATCGCTAAAAAAGTCGCCCAAAGCGATACCCCCCCTTATAACCCGGTGCTTTTTTATGGCGGCACAGGGTTAGGCAAAACGCACATTTTAAACGCTATCGGTAACCATGCCCTAGAAAAGCATAAAAAAGTCGTGTTAGTCACTTCGGAAGATTTTTTGACAGACTTTTTAAAGCATTTAGACAACAAAACCATGGATTCTTTTAAAAAAAAATACCGCCATTGCGACTTTTTCTTGTTAGATGACGCTCAATTTTTGCAAGGAAAACCCAAACTAGAAGAAGAATTTTTCCACACTTTTAACGAATTGCACGCTAACAGCAAACAAATCGTATTGATTTCAGACCGATCGCCTAAAAACATCGCCGGTTTAGAAGATCGCTTAAAATCGCGCTTTGAATGGGGGATAACCGCTAAAGTCATGCCCCCTGATTTAGAAACCAAACTTTCCATTGTCAAACAAAAATGCCAGCTCAATAAAATCACTTTGCCTGAAGAAGTGATGGAATACATCGCCCAACACATCAGCAACAATATCCGTCAAATGGAAGGCGCGATCATTAAAATCAGCGTGAATGCGAACTTAATGAACGCTCCCATTGATTTAAACCTCGCTAAAACCGTTTTAGAAGATTTGCAAAAAGATCATGCTGAAGGCTCAAGCTTAGAAAATATCTTGCTCGCGGTCGCGCAAAGCCTAAATCTCAAATCCAGTGAAATCAAAGTCTCTTCGCGCCAAAAAAATGTCGCTTTGGCGAGAAAATTAGTCGTGTATTTCGCTAGACTCTACACCCCTAACCCCACGCTCTCGCTCGCTCAATTTTTGGATTTAAAGGATCATTCAAGCATTTCTAAAATGTATTCTAGCGTTAAAAAAATGCTTGAAGAGGAAAAAAATCCCTTTGTCTTAAACCTTAGAGAAGAAATCAAAAACCGCCTGAACGAATTGAACGACAAAAAAACCGCTTTCAATTCAAGTGAATGA
- a CDS encoding exodeoxyribonuclease III, giving the protein MKLVSWNVNGLRACMNKGFMDFFNSVDADIFCIQESKMQQEQNTFEFKGYFDFWNCAIKKGYSGVVTFTKKEPLSVSYGINIEEHDQEGRVITCEFESFYLVNVYTPNSQQALFRLNYRMSWEVEFRKFLKALELKKPVIVCGDLNVAHNEIDLENPKTNRKNAGFSDEERGKFNELLNAGFIDTFRYFYPNKEKAYTWWSYMQQARDKNIGWRIDYFLCSNPLKMRLKDALIYKDILGSDHCPVGLELV; this is encoded by the coding sequence ATGAAACTGGTTTCATGGAATGTGAATGGCTTAAGGGCTTGCATGAATAAGGGCTTTATGGATTTTTTCAATAGCGTTGATGCGGATATTTTTTGCATTCAAGAATCTAAAATGCAACAAGAACAAAACACCTTTGAATTTAAAGGGTATTTTGATTTCTGGAATTGCGCAATTAAAAAGGGCTATTCTGGGGTGGTAACTTTCACTAAAAAAGAGCCTTTAAGCGTGAGCTATGGTATCAATATAGAAGAACATGACCAAGAGGGGCGCGTGATCACTTGCGAATTTGAGTCGTTTTATTTAGTGAATGTTTATACCCCTAATTCCCAACAAGCCCTATTCAGGCTCAATTATCGCATGAGTTGGGAAGTGGAATTCAGAAAATTTTTAAAAGCTTTAGAGTTAAAAAAACCTGTCATTGTGTGCGGGGATTTGAATGTGGCTCACAATGAAATTGATTTAGAAAACCCTAAAACAAACAGAAAAAATGCGGGCTTTAGCGATGAAGAGAGAGGGAAATTCAACGAGCTTTTGAACGCCGGTTTTATTGACACTTTCCGTTATTTTTACCCTAACAAAGAAAAGGCTTACACCTGGTGGAGTTATATGCAACAAGCAAGAGATAAAAACATTGGTTGGCGCATTGATTATTTTTTATGCTCTAATCCTTTAAAAATGCGCTTAAAAGACGCTTTAATCTATAAAGATATTTTAGGGAGCGATCATTGCCCGGTAGGGTTGGAATTAGTTTAA
- a CDS encoding outer membrane protein: MFFKGLKKVTPLFLSVYFLNPTIMQAKSRFYVASQYQVGKMIMKKYNDLKRTIEGASFSLGWEINPTNYWFYSRYYFFMDYGNVILNKRTGAQANMFTYGFGGDLIVEYNKNPLYVFSLFYGMQVAENTWTISKHSANFIIDDWRSIQGFSLKTSNFRMLGLVGFKFQTVLFHHDASIEVGVKWPFSFEYDSPFVRLFSVFISHTFYL, encoded by the coding sequence ATGTTTTTCAAAGGACTTAAAAAAGTAACCCCCTTATTTTTAAGCGTTTATTTTTTAAACCCTACCATTATGCAAGCCAAAAGCCGTTTTTATGTGGCTTCTCAATATCAGGTAGGGAAAATGATCATGAAAAAATACAACGATCTTAAACGCACGATTGAAGGAGCGAGCTTTTCTTTAGGCTGGGAGATTAACCCCACTAACTATTGGTTTTATTCGCGCTATTACTTTTTTATGGATTACGGGAATGTCATACTCAATAAAAGAACGGGCGCTCAAGCGAACATGTTCACTTATGGCTTTGGAGGGGATTTGATCGTGGAATACAATAAAAACCCCTTGTATGTTTTTTCCCTTTTTTACGGCATGCAAGTTGCTGAAAACACATGGACGATTTCCAAACACAGTGCGAATTTCATCATTGACGATTGGCGCAGCATTCAAGGGTTTTCGCTCAAAACTTCAAATTTCAGGATGTTGGGTTTAGTGGGGTTTAAATTCCAAACCGTGCTATTCCACCATGACGCTAGCATTGAAGTAGGGGTCAAATGGCCTTTTTCTTTTGAATACGACTCCCCTTTTGTAAGGCTTTTTTCTGTCTTTATTTCGCACACTTTCTATCTTTAA
- the recG gene encoding ATP-dependent DNA helicase RecG, with protein sequence MQETDNLLKTLNVKSLLEALLVYTPKGYKDLNLLKHFELGLSGVLEVDILDKRNYAKVLKIFAYSKRFYKNLELVFFNYSAFHHKQFKTGESLFIYGKLEQSSFNQAYTINTPKILTEFGKISLIFKKVKNHKKIQENLQKLISLENLKKEGIKENIAHLLLEIFFPTPHFVKDFETNKNFPSQHLNALKYIEMFFYMKNLERKKLQFNAKIACPNNSERLKAFIASLPFKLTNDQQNAIKEIQNDLTSPIACKRLIVGDVGCGKTMVILASMVLAYPNKTLLMAPTSILAKQLYNEALKFLPPYFEVELLLGGSHKKNHLFEKITHVVIGTQALLFDKRNLNEFALVITDEQHRFGTKQRYQLEKMASSKGGNKPHSLQFSATPIPRTLALAKSAFVKTTMIREIPYSKEIETLVLHKRDFKIVMEKISEEIAQNHQVIVVYPLVNESEKIPYLSLSEGASFWQKRFKNVYTTSGQDKNKEEVIEEFMESGSILLATTLIEVGISLPRLSVMVILAPERLGLATLHQLRGRVSRNGLKGYCFLCTIQEENERLEKFADELDGFKIAELDLEYRKSGDLLQGGEQSGNSFEYIDLAKDENIITEVKRDFLKSASVSHGTFEN encoded by the coding sequence TTGCAAGAAACAGACAACTTATTAAAAACATTGAATGTGAAATCGCTTTTAGAAGCCTTGCTTGTTTATACGCCCAAAGGCTATAAAGATTTAAATTTATTAAAACATTTTGAATTGGGCTTGAGCGGCGTTTTAGAAGTGGATATTTTAGATAAAAGAAACTACGCCAAAGTTTTAAAGATTTTTGCCTATTCCAAACGATTTTACAAAAATTTAGAGCTTGTTTTTTTCAATTACAGCGCGTTCCATCACAAGCAGTTTAAAACCGGCGAGAGTTTGTTCATTTATGGTAAATTAGAGCAAAGCTCTTTCAATCAAGCTTATACTATTAACACGCCTAAAATCCTTACCGAATTTGGCAAAATTTCTTTAATTTTTAAAAAAGTTAAAAATCATAAAAAAATACAAGAAAATTTACAAAAACTCATTTCGTTAGAAAATTTAAAAAAGGAAGGCATTAAAGAGAATATCGCGCATTTATTGTTAGAAATCTTTTTCCCCACGCCGCATTTTGTCAAGGATTTTGAAACCAATAAAAATTTTCCTTCACAACATTTAAATGCATTAAAATACATTGAAATGTTTTTTTATATGAAAAATTTAGAGCGCAAAAAATTGCAATTCAACGCTAAAATCGCATGCCCCAATAACAGCGAACGCTTGAAAGCGTTTATCGCTTCTTTACCCTTTAAACTCACCAACGACCAACAAAACGCCATTAAAGAAATCCAAAACGATCTCACTAGCCCTATAGCGTGCAAGCGTTTGATTGTGGGCGATGTGGGGTGCGGGAAAACGATGGTGATTTTAGCGAGCATGGTATTAGCTTACCCTAATAAAACCCTTTTAATGGCACCCACTTCCATTCTCGCTAAACAGCTTTATAATGAAGCCTTAAAATTTTTACCCCCTTATTTTGAAGTGGAATTACTGCTTGGCGGGAGCCACAAAAAAAACCATTTGTTTGAAAAAATCACTCATGTCGTTATAGGCACGCAAGCGTTGTTGTTTGATAAGCGCAATTTGAATGAATTCGCTTTGGTGATCACTGATGAGCAGCACCGATTTGGCACAAAGCAACGCTATCAATTGGAAAAAATGGCGAGCAGTAAGGGGGGCAATAAACCCCATTCCTTGCAATTTTCCGCTACCCCCATTCCTCGCACTCTGGCTTTAGCCAAAAGCGCGTTTGTGAAAACGACCATGATTAGAGAAATCCCTTATTCTAAAGAGATTGAAACTCTAGTTTTGCATAAAAGAGATTTTAAAATAGTGATGGAGAAAATCAGCGAAGAAATCGCTCAAAACCATCAAGTCATTGTCGTCTATCCGCTTGTGAATGAAAGCGAAAAAATCCCGTATTTATCGCTCAGTGAGGGGGCAAGTTTTTGGCAAAAACGCTTTAAAAATGTTTATACCACTTCAGGGCAAGATAAAAATAAAGAAGAAGTGATTGAAGAATTCATGGAGTCTGGGAGCATTCTTTTAGCGACTACGCTCATTGAGGTGGGCATTTCTTTACCACGATTGAGCGTGATGGTGATTTTAGCGCCTGAGAGATTAGGCTTAGCGACTTTGCACCAGTTAAGGGGGCGCGTGTCTCGTAATGGCTTGAAAGGCTATTGTTTTTTATGCACGATCCAAGAAGAAAACGAACGATTAGAAAAATTTGCTGATGAACTAGACGGCTTTAAAATCGCTGAATTGGATTTGGAATACAGAAAAAGCGGGGATTTACTCCAAGGTGGAGAGCAGAGCGGGAATAGTTTTGAATACATTGACTTAGCCAAAGATGAAAACATTATCACTGAAGTGAAACGGGATTTTTTAAAAAGCGCTAGCGTTTCACATGGAACATTTGAAAATTAA
- a CDS encoding site-specific DNA-methyltransferase produces MQNKEICEEKSVNEKNLEVFNRYFPGCLSIENDDKLTLDVGRLKALLGDFSEIKEEGYGLDFVGKKIALNEAFKKNNKILKPLNESTSKHILIKGDNLDALKILKQSYSEKIKMIYIDPPYNTKNDNFIYSDDFSQSNEETLKQLDYSKEKLDYIKNLFGSKCHSGWLSFMYPRLLLAKDLLRQDGVIFISIDDNECAQLKLLCDEIFGEGNFVAQFIWHSKNKPSGNTTEDKTIDTRTEYIFCYQRYNFKANKHENTKEELEEKGYILKDEYFETRGHYKLTPLMRSCSASSFQYIESLDYEIQAPDGTWFKNHQNIKKEKSYCYTWSKKLFDFGNQNGFIEFQKTSDGFWCAYRKMYELCAIDNKKLQIIYRKSGNAYSNLITNLYSDIGANEVRNIFNGEKIFSYPKPLKLISRLIELSTNEGDIILDFFAGSGTTAHAVLESNKNDYQKLSEGGGLFNGLNAEFKERQFILVQLDEKIDPKKNKSAHDFCLNTLKSASPSIFDITEERIKRAGAKIKEDCPPLDVGFQAFEIIDDETHANDKNLGEAHQKDLFLYSNPEKRETQTILIKLLCCEGLELTTPITCLIENALYLAKNTAFIVGDIETSEVLENLKDKGVEKISMYMPAISNDRLCLELGSNLFDLKLESGDLKIRG; encoded by the coding sequence ATGCAAAATAAAGAAATTTGTGAAGAAAAAAGCGTTAATGAAAAAAATTTAGAGGTTTTTAATCGTTATTTTCCCGGTTGCTTGAGTATAGAAAATGATGATAAACTCACGCTGGATGTGGGAAGATTAAAAGCGTTGCTAGGGGATTTTAGCGAAATAAAAGAAGAGGGCTATGGGTTGGATTTTGTGGGTAAGAAAATCGCCTTAAATGAAGCTTTTAAGAAAAATAATAAGATTTTAAAGCCCTTAAACGAATCCACTAGCAAGCACATTCTCATCAAGGGCGATAATTTAGACGCTCTCAAAATCTTAAAACAAAGTTATAGTGAAAAAATCAAAATGATTTACATTGATCCGCCTTACAACACGAAAAACGATAATTTTATCTATAGCGATGATTTTTCACAATCCAATGAAGAGACTTTAAAACAATTGGATTATTCTAAAGAAAAATTAGATTATATCAAGAATCTTTTTGGGTCCAAATGCCATAGCGGGTGGCTTAGTTTCATGTATCCCAGGTTGTTACTCGCTAAAGATTTGCTCAGACAAGACGGCGTGATTTTTATCAGCATTGACGATAACGAATGCGCCCAACTCAAACTTTTATGCGATGAAATTTTTGGGGAGGGGAATTTTGTGGCTCAATTTATATGGCATTCTAAAAATAAGCCAAGTGGCAACACAACAGAAGATAAAACGATTGATACAAGAACAGAATATATTTTTTGCTATCAAAGATATAATTTTAAAGCAAATAAACATGAAAATACAAAAGAAGAATTGGAAGAAAAAGGTTATATTTTAAAAGATGAATATTTTGAAACAAGAGGGCATTATAAGCTTACTCCTTTAATGCGCTCATGTTCTGCAAGTAGTTTTCAATATATTGAGAGCTTGGATTATGAAATACAAGCGCCTGATGGCACATGGTTTAAAAACCATCAAAATATTAAAAAAGAGAAATCATACTGCTATACTTGGAGTAAAAAATTATTTGATTTTGGTAATCAAAATGGGTTTATTGAATTTCAAAAAACGAGCGATGGTTTTTGGTGTGCATATAGAAAAATGTATGAATTATGTGCAATTGATAATAAAAAACTACAGATTATCTATCGTAAAAGTGGGAATGCGTATTCTAATTTAATTACTAATCTTTATAGCGATATAGGAGCGAATGAAGTAAGAAATATTTTTAATGGAGAAAAAATTTTTTCATACCCAAAACCCCTAAAACTCATTAGCCGACTGATTGAATTATCCACAAACGAAGGCGACATCATTTTAGACTTTTTCGCCGGAAGCGGGACAACCGCTCATGCCGTGTTGGAGAGTAATAAGAACGATTATCAAAAATTAAGTGAGGGGGGGGGGTTATTTAATGGCTTGAACGCCGAATTTAAAGAAAGGCAGTTCATTCTCGTTCAGTTAGATGAAAAAATTGATCCCAAGAAAAACAAAAGTGCGCATGATTTTTGTTTAAACACCCTAAAATCTGCCTCTCCAAGCATTTTTGACATCACCGAAGAAAGGATTAAAAGAGCGGGGGCTAAAATCAAAGAAGATTGCCCGCCTTTAGATGTGGGGTTTCAAGCGTTTGAAATCATTGATGATGAAACGCATGCTAATGATAAAAATCTGGGTGAAGCCCATCAAAAGGATTTATTCCTTTATTCTAACCCTGAAAAAAGGGAAACTCAAACGATTTTAATCAAGCTTTTATGCTGCGAGGGTTTAGAGCTCACCACCCCTATAACTTGCTTGATTGAAAACGCCTTGTATCTGGCTAAAAATACGGCTTTCATTGTGGGGGATATAGAAACGAGTGAAGTTTTAGAAAACTTGAAAGATAAAGGGGTGGAAAAAATCAGCATGTATATGCCAGCTATCAGTAACGACAGGCTGTGTTTGGAATTGGGCAGTAATTTGTTTGATTTGAAATTAGAGAGTGGCGATTTAAAGATTAGGGGGTAG